A genomic region of Jeotgalibaca ciconiae contains the following coding sequences:
- a CDS encoding helix-turn-helix domain-containing protein produces the protein MKTAYPRVPFPLIVKATDGDVEAINQIVKHYRGYTSKRSLRRMTDEYGNSHMVIDETLRGRMETKLISKILSFEIK, from the coding sequence ATGAAAACAGCTTATCCAAGGGTTCCCTTCCCCCTCATTGTAAAGGCGACAGATGGCGACGTGGAAGCAATTAATCAGATTGTTAAACATTATCGAGGGTATACCTCAAAACGTTCATTACGTCGCATGACAGACGAATATGGAAATTCTCATATGGTTATTGATGAAACCCTACGTGGCAGAATGGAAACGAAACTCATCTCTAAGATTTTATCGTTCGAAATTAAATAG
- a CDS encoding cysteine-rich KTR domain-containing protein, with protein MNYKWILCPICGNKTRLRIRVDTILKNFPLYCPKCKNETLINVQKMNIITIKEPDAKTQSR; from the coding sequence ATAAACTACAAGTGGATATTGTGTCCTATTTGTGGAAATAAAACAAGACTACGAATACGAGTGGATACTATACTTAAAAATTTCCCTTTATACTGCCCCAAATGTAAGAACGAAACTTTAATTAATGTTCAAAAAATGAATATAATAACAATCAAAGAGCCAGACGCCAAGACGCAGAGCCGATAA
- a CDS encoding helix-turn-helix domain-containing protein, producing the protein MRKKEDKYDFRAVGLAIKEARMKRGLTREQVGTMIEIDPRYLTNIENKGQHPSTQVLYDLVSLLHVSIDEFFLPTDNLIKSTRRLQVEKYMDSFTDKELSLMEALAKGINEARNIEG; encoded by the coding sequence ATGCGTAAAAAAGAAGATAAATACGATTTTAGAGCCGTTGGTTTAGCGATTAAAGAGGCTCGAATGAAACGGGGTCTCACTCGTGAACAAGTGGGAACAATGATTGAAATTGACCCACGTTATTTAACAAATATAGAAAACAAAGGACAACACCCAAGTACACAAGTGCTGTATGATCTTGTATCATTACTCCATGTATCTATTGATGAATTTTTCTTACCTACAGATAATTTGATTAAAAGCACTCGAAGGTTACAGGTAGAAAAATACATGGATAGCTTTACAGACAAAGAACTATCCTTAATGGAAGCACTAGCAAAAGGTATCAATGAAGCAAGAAATATTGAAGGCTAG
- a CDS encoding RNA polymerase sigma factor, which yields MKPSSFQETIENQFDYICKQVIEDERKDYFKHLDRLSAKEVSFSDIDNYLVNSFSTVDTYVTDFQLFKLFGSRINVESDLLSEALRHLSEKKRNIILLHYFMDMSDVEIAELLNLNRSTVYRHRISGLAMIKEFMKECKE from the coding sequence ATGAAACCATCTTCTTTTCAAGAAACCATAGAAAATCAGTTTGACTATATCTGCAAACAAGTTATTGAAGATGAACGAAAAGATTACTTCAAACATCTAGACAGACTATCAGCAAAAGAAGTCTCGTTTTCTGATATAGATAACTACCTTGTCAACTCTTTTTCTACTGTTGATACGTACGTCACTGATTTCCAACTATTTAAATTATTTGGATCAAGAATCAATGTTGAAAGTGATTTATTAAGTGAAGCCCTGCGTCATCTTTCAGAGAAAAAACGGAACATTATTTTACTTCATTACTTTATGGATATGAGTGATGTGGAGATTGCGGAGTTACTAAATTTGAATCGTTCGACTGTTTATCGTCATCGAATAAGTGGACTAGCCATGATTAAAGAATTCATGAAGGAGTGTAAAGAATGA